The window GGACGACGACTGGGACCCCGAGGACATCATGAAGGGGTCGTTCACGCTGAAGGACATGCAGAAACAGATGGAGGCGATGAACAAGATGGGGCCGCTGGATCAGGTCATGGACATGATCCCCGGCATGGGCGGCGGGATGATGGACCAGTTGCCCGACGACGCGATGGACGTGACGCAGGACCGGATGCGTTCCTTCGACGTGATCATGGACTCGATGACCGACGAGGAGTTGGAGAACCCCCGGATCGTCGGGGCCGAGCGCGTGCGCCGGATCGCCCGCGGAAGCGGACAAGAGGAGGACGTGGTGCGTGAACTGCTCCAGCAGCACAAGATGATGGAGCGAACCCTGAAGCAGTTCCAGGGGATGGGCGACGGCGACATGCAGCGGATGATGAAGAAGCTCCAGAACCAGGGCGGCGGTGGCGGTATGGGCGGCATGGGTCCCTTCGGCGACTGAACTGTCCGAGCGGTTCGGTTTCGGCGGTTGCGCTTCTGTAGACCGGGACTGGGGTTGTGATGGTACTGTAGATCGTGTCGACGACAGCTACTGCACCGCGAACCGTGACCGCGACAGCACCAGCACCGCTACTCGTGCGAGCGCGAGGAACCGCATCCGCGACCGCGACAGCAACCGCACCTCGGTCCTCCCCAGCCTCGGCGGGCGCACGAGAGCGCCCGCCTCCCTCGCGCGCGTTCCTCGCGCACGCCGGATTCTCGGTGAAAGCGCACGCAACATTCGTCACCCAACCACGCGACGACAGCCCGGAATCCGACCGGATGCGATCTGCTGGCGACCGGAACCGAGCAGTGTCCGAACACCGTGAGGACCTGCTCGCAGTTCGGTCGCCAGCAGTCGGGGAGGGCTGGGGAGTACGAGCGAACCGGATTCCAAACTCACAGACAACTCGATGGGTGACCACCAATGACGACACGATGGTTCGCAGAATCGGGTGGGACTGAAAGGGGCCGCGGTCCCGCGAGCCTGCGAGGGGGACGTTGGAGAGCGAAGCTCTCCAGAACTCTCGACCCTCCCCCGACGCCGGTAGCCGGGCGGGACCGGGGGTCCCGCTGGAAACCGGCGCGCCGCGCCGGTGGCAGAGCGAGACCTCCGGTCTCGCCAGCAGTCGGGCGACTCCCGTGTCGCCCGACGACACGGGACTGAACGAGAGCGTGAGCGAAGCGAGCGCTCTCGTGAGGGAAGCGCGTGGTTCGAGAGACGCCAAGGGCGTCTCTCGTCATCACGAGAGAGCTTCGCTCTCTCGAACGACACCAAGTCGCGGGTGGTCGAGAGCGCGGGGGCTTTCACCTGTTGTTGTTCACGACCGATTCATCCGACTCGTCCACGTTCGACTCGACCACGCTCACGTTCGAGAGGCAGGCATATCCGGACAGGCCCGAACACCCAGCCATGTCACGCGACGAGACGAACGTCTACGGCGACCCCCTCGCACTCTGCGGCGACGACCCGACGACCGGCTACCTCCGGGACGGACACTGCCGGCATCTGCGCCGGGACCCCGGCAGACACGAGGTCTGTGCGGTCCTGACCGACGAGTTCTTGCAGTACAGCAAAGCGCAGGGCAACGACCTCGTGACACCCCGCCCCGAGTTCGACTTCCCCGGATTGGAGTCGGGCGACCGCTGGTGTCTCTGCGTCCCGCGCTGGGTGGAGGCCCACGAAGCCGACTCTGCGCCGCCGGTGGTGCTAGCGGCGACCAGCGAGGCAGTGCTGGACGACGTGTCGCTGGCGACGCTGGAAGCGTACGCGTACGAGGAGTGAGAGGTGGTCGAGCGCTACGTCGTGCCCGAACGAGTCCCGTTCGTTCCGTCTTCGAGGTGTCGCTCTATCGCACGCAGTGTCTCCACGTCCCTGTCCAGTGGGTCTTCGGTGGCGACGAGAGCAATCGACCCGCCTTCGAGTTCACGCACCTCGGCCGCCGGAGCCGAGACGAACCGGTCACGGCCGACCTGATCGACGAAGGTCTCGGGGAAGACAGTGAGCCAATCGAGGTTTGGAATCCGGCCCTCGGTGATCGTCTCCCGCGTCGGATGCTCGTCGAGTACTCGTGGCGATGTGGCCGGGAACGCGTACGAGTACACTGGCTCAGCCGCCACAGACACGGTGGTCGCCAGATCGACCAGTCGCTGTCGACTGGCGACGATAGCCTCGGATGGGTGGATATCATCTCTGAAGAGAGAGGCCGAAATTCGGAGGTGATATGCGGGTGTCAGCGGGACCGTCGGATCGGGAGCGTAGAGCCGACTGACGACCCCGATGTCACCGTATTCGAGCGTACTCGACGAATCGACGCCACCGAGCTGTGCGTCTCCTGAATCGAGTAGTTCCTCTGCTAATGCGGCCACTGTAGTGGCCTGCTGGTGTCCGTGCTTGCCGTGTGGATAATACACGTCGCCGGCGTCGGTTTCCGGGAATCCGAGGCACTCCGCGAGTCGGTGGATTAGACTGCGGGCGTGAGACTCGTACTCGTCTGACGGGAACAACCCCCAGATGTGGATCGACTCGTAGCTCATAGCTCTTCTATCTCGATCAGTTCGGCTTGCGAGTGCTACCGCAAGGCCGTCTCCGGTGGTTGGATCCTCCCGGTGGGCTATCTGTCTCCGAGACGGTGTACAGTGGCGGGTTGATCGACACCGAACGAGTCAGGGAGGCTGTGAGTGTCGACGACAGATAGCCGACCTCGTCCCTCCTTGGCTACCGCCGCCCTGCTCCTTTGAGTAGCTGAATCGTGTCCACCGGGAGTGCCGATAGCGTGTCGTCGAACGTTCCACCGTCGGTTCGGTCTTGCACGACGACGAGTTTTCTGAGTAGCGAGCCGTCTCGATACGCCGTGGCGGCGTCTTCGACGACGCTGTCGTCGTAGTGGTCACGCCATCGAGCTTCGTCCAATGCGGCTTCTATCCAATCGTCCGACAAGATTCGTCCTGCCTCGCGCTCGGGCACGTCGTCGGCCGTGATATCTCCGCGACCGGACTGGTACATCCGAGCGACGATGACCGGTATTCCGTCCTCGTCGCGTTCGAGGTCGAAGAAGCCGACTCGGCTGGTAGCCGTCACGTCACTCACGTCTACGTCGAGTCGGCGGTCGTCGTCGGGAACCGCTTCTTGTACGAGGTATTTCGGGACTCGCGCGGAGTCGACCGCCACGTGTACGTCGTGTCGTCGAGCGAGAAGTACGAGCGCACAGAGCGACCGAAGTACGTACTTCCGGGGCTCGTCCGGGTCTGTGTCGCGCTCGACGTAGAATTCGAGCAGTTCTCCGATGGCCGACTCTGCGGCCTCTTCGTCGCCACCGTCGAGCGCCCGGTAGAACTCCGGGATCACCTGCCAGTACCGACTCGGATCGCTCAGTGTCTCGACGGTCTCCACAAGCTTCGAGAGCCACTCGGATGCACGTTCGTCGTCCAGCACGAGAGCGGCCTTGACTCGGGTCTGATAGTAACTGGCGACGGAGTCCGGATACTCGTCGGCGAACTCGTCGAGGTACGCTTCGTCCAACGCCACGGCGTCACGTGCGATCCCGGTCGATAGCTTCTCGTCTCGACTCAACAGCGCCGTCGTCAGCGCCTCGGAGAGTTTTCGTGGCTCGGCTTCCCAGACCATTCGCTCCCGGCTGTCGCGTCTGAGTCGCCCCGACACCACTCTCTCGTAGTGGAGGGACGCGGCGGTTCCGAACCATCGACGAGACTGACTCACCGCTCCGAGAAGCGCCGCAGTACAGGCCAACTGCTCGTAGGCCTTGGCGGCGCTGTACGCGAATCCGGGGACGCCGTCGACCGGCACCTTGTCCTCGTTCCAGAGTCGGCCCATCCGGCGGACCTCCGCTTCACTCCGTTCGAGGTGGTCTCTGAGCGTCTCGTCTGTGAAGGTCATTTGGTTACTTCACCCGTTCGGATGATACTCACTCTATCGATACCGTAGTCGTTGAGTCCACGAGTCAGCGTCTTGGTGGTGCGTCCGTCCTGCACGACGATGACCTCTTTCCGGTAGCTATCGGTCTGAATGGCTGTTCTGACCTCGTCGTAGCCATCGAACTCGCCGTCCGCGATTTCGTCGTTGAACGCGTCGTCGATCCAGTCGTTGGTCATCTGGCGAGCGTCTTCTCCACTGTCGAGTTCACGAGTCGACCCGAGAAGTCCCTTCCCCGGAGTGTCGGACTTTCTCGTGAACTTCACCTCTGTCACGACGATGTTACCGTCGTTGTCCCTGGCAATGAGGTCGATGCCGGGATCGGTACCGCCTTTCTCGTCGGCGTAGAGTACATCCCAGCCGCGACGTTCGACGAGTTTGGGAGCGATGTCTGCCTCGACAACGTCCGAGCCGATCTGTTGACTGGAGAGGTCACGAAGCTCCTCGACGGAGTCTACCGCATCACTGTTGTCGAGATAGAATCGTTCGGTGTCGTCCGGGTAGCCGAGTTCCGTCTCGATACCGTACTTTTCACCGTCGATTTTTACCTCGCCGTCGACACGCCTGACCGCCGAGACGGTGTCGAGATCATCGATAGCTTTGAGTCCCGTTTCGGGGACGTTACTCTGGACCAGCCGGCCGAATTCGTCGGTGTCGAGGCGCTCCGCGAGGCTGGATCGAACGTCCGAATCGACGCGCCACATGGGCGCGTCGAGATCGGTCTGGACGCTACACTGCTGGATAGTCGATGTCGAGAGCGAGAACTGCCGATCCGGTGTGACTCCCGCTCCGGCACCGACGCCAGTCACCGTGAGACCACAACTGTAGTCCAGTGCGTCTCGAAGCCCATCGTCGTCGAGTCTCGCCGCGCTCACGGCCGCGTCCGGGTCACCGTCGAGAACTTGACTGAGTTGCGCACGCCTGTCGGCGTCCAGTTCGGCGTACCGGAGTGCGAGTACAGAGCGAGTCCGAACGTCGATATCGAAGTTCGTCAGATCATCGAGCGTCGCCTGATCTAATCGCCGAACCGCACTCGCGGTGTCGGAGCCGCCCTGTGCGACCGCTCTCGCGAGGCGTCGTTGCTCGAGGTCAGACAGCTCACCGATGTCTGCGTCGGCACCCCGGGTCGTCCGCCACAGCCGGTAGACTTGGCCGACATTGCTCGCTTCGCCGAGGTAACTCCCCGGCACGTCGTCCGCACTCCGCACGATAGTCGTCGCAACGCGCGTCTTCGCGGCGTCACCCAGATCGTCGATCTTCGTCAGCACCGAGCCGACTCGCGTACTCCGGATCGAGTCGCTGATGCGCTGGACCGTCCGGGTGCTCTTGATCGCCTTCGCGGCCGAGGCACCGACGAGCGCCTTCGCCACGAAGCCCATCGCGTAGCCGGCGTACCAACTCGCCCGGAAGTCGTCGTACAGCGCCGCCCCCCGATCGTAGGGGTTGTTCCGCTCCATCTTCGACTGGAACGAGTCGATGGCGGCGTTGACGATGCGTTCGACCAACTGCGGGCTGAGGTCGTTCACCAGCGCCAGCAGTTGCTGGATCGTGTCCACGAAGAACAACGGATCGTCCAGCACCTGCTGGATCAGGTCGATCACGTTCGTCGCCACCGCGCCGAGACTCGCAGAGAAGCCGGACAACGAGCCGAGGTTCGCGGCGATGGCCGACGTGAAGATGGTGTCAGAGCCGAGTCGCCCGGCGAGGTTGCCGAAGAAGTTGGCCCGTTCGAGGCCGACCGTCTCCTTCAGGTTGCCGTGGACGTCTTCGGCCGTGACCGTCACCGAGGTCCCGGTGAAACTGTCGAGGATGGTCTCGCCGGCCCCGGTCGAGAAGCGCCAACTGACGCTGACGGCGTCGGCACCGTCTGCGGTGGTGCTAAACCGCTCCGTGCCGGCCTTCACCAGCGCGGTGCTGGCGACGCCCGAAGCGTCACTCACCGACCACAGCAGGTAGTAGGTCGTGTCGAAGCTGAACGCGGGCTTGTAGAAGTTCGCCCGGATCACCTCGACGTCCGGTCCCTGATAGTCGTGGAGCGTCGGGTCGGTCCCGATGTCGATCTCACGAGCGTCGCTGATCCCGTCGCCGTCGGTGTCGGCGCTCGTCGGGTCGGTCGCGTTCCGTCGCTCCGCGCCGTCGTCCAGTCCGTCCTCGTCGGTGTCGGCTGAGAGCGGATCGGTCGAGACGTTGTACTCGGTCAGCGCGTCACCGATCTCGTCCGGTGACTCGGCGTTCAGTGCCTGTCGCGCGGCGTCGGGACTCGTGGCGACAGTGACCTGTGAGGACTCGGTGAGTTCCTCGGCGTCCGAGAGACCGTCGTCGTCCGAGTCGACCTCGGTCGGATCGGAGTTCAGGGCGTAGTACTCGCCGTAGCGCGTCTCCAGCGGGTCGCCGACCTCCTGTCCGTCGGGGATGCCGTCACCGTCGGTGTCCGCGTCGTAGGGGTCGGTTTTCAGCGTCTCGCCGATCCCGGTGCGGATGCCGGCGCGTTCGAGGTTGTCCGAGAGTCCGTCACCGTCGGAGTCCTGAATGCCGGTCGTGTTGTTGGCGACACGTGAGAACACCTGCGGGAGGTCGCTCGCGTCGTCCACGCGGTTGTACTCGCCGCCGGTGATCTGTGCGATGTCCCGGAGGAGCACGTCGTCCGGCGCGCCGAAGCCGATCGTGTAGATCGTGATGTTACGGTCTGCGGCGCGTTCTGCGGCCCGTCTCGCGGGCGCTCTCGCGGCCCGGCCGTCGGTCAGGAGCACCTCGATCTTCGCCCGCGAGTCGTTGCTGTTGCGGTCGAACTCGCGGTTGGCGGCGTCGATGCCGTCGCCGATGTCGGTGCCGCCGGAGGCGTCGAGGCGGTCCACACTGCGGTTGACCGCGTCGAAGTCCGTCGTCAGCGACTGGCTGACGAAGGCGTTCGAGTCGAAGTCGACCACGCCGGCGCGGTCACCCTCGATCAGTGCGCCGACGAACCGCTTCGAGGCGGTCTTCCGGAAGCCGTTCGGGTCGTTGCCGCCCATCGACCCCGAGGAGTCGATGGTGAAGACGACGTCCACGAACTGCTGGGTCGCGTTGCCGCTCCCACGGTTGCTCGGCAGGTCGGCGCTGAACAGCGATCCCCAGTTCGCCACGTCGAACACGACGAACGTCGAGAAGTGCGGGGTCGTCCCCGTCACCGTGTTCGACTCGGGATCGACCGTCGACTCGACCGGCACGAACGTCTGTGCCGACCGGTTGTAGGTGAACATCCGGAGGTTCGACTCGTTGTCGACCCGCCCGGCGTCGTACTCGATGGTGACGTTCGCCGACTCGAACTCGCGGCTCGAGTCCAGTGAGACCAGCGGCGAGACGCTCGCGTTCTGCACGCTTCCCGCGTCGAAGCGCGTCCGGTCGTCACGCTCGATGGTGACGCCGGCCGCGACCGCGCCCTGTCCGTCGAGCGAGACGGTGGTGCCGAGCGACTCGTTTGCGGTCGTGGAGGTGAACGTCTCCTCGCCGTCCGGCACCCCGTCGCCGTCGCTGTCGGGGTCGAGTGGGTCACTGCCGAGGCGCACCTCCTCGCCGTCGAGGAGTCCGTCGCCGTCGGTGTCCGGGTTCGTGACGTTCGTCCCGTACTCGTCGACCTCCTCGCCGTCCGACAGCATGTCGAGGTCGGTGTCCGGCACGGTCGGTTCGGTGCCCAACTCGGCCTCGCGGCTGTTCGACAGTCCGTCGCCGTCGGGGTCTTCGGCCCCGTCGAGGGTGCCGTCGTCGTCGGTGTCGGCGTCGGTCGCGTTCACCGCGGAGAAGGCGGTCTCGAAGGCGTCGGAGAGCCCGTCGCCGTCGGTGTCGGCCGTGAAGGAGTCGGTGCCGTAGACGTACTCGCCGTAGGTCGGGAGCGTGTCGTTGTCGAAGTCCTCGCGGCCGTCACGGACGCCGTCGTCGGCTTCGTCCGTGGCGGTGCGGTTCGAGTCGCTGTCCGGGTCGAGCGGGTCGGTCTCGGTGACCGACTGCTCGTAGACGCCCGGCAGACCGTCGCCGTCGAGTCGGAGCAGGTCGAAGCCGACCTCCGGGTCGCCGCCGGTGTCTACCGACTCGCCGTCGTCCTCCTCGTCACCGTCGTCTTCTTCGTCGTCCTCACCGTCGTCTTCCTCGTCCTGCTCGTCGTCTTCGTCGTTTTCGTCGTCGTCACCCTCACCCGGTGGGCCGTTCCCGTTTCCGGGACCCTCACCCGGTGGGCCGTTCCCGTTTCCGGGACCCTCACCCGGTGGGCCGTTCCCGTTTCCGGGACCGGCACTGCTCGACAGGTCGCCGGACTCGTCCGACTCGGTGGATTCGTCGTCACCGACGAACGTGCTGTACTGCGTGCCGGGATCGACCACGGTGACATTGATCCGGTTCAGATCGGCGGTGACGTTCACCGCCGTCCGGAACGTCGTCTCGCTCGCGGTCGTGTTGCCCGTCAGGGGGACCGTCGCCCGCGTCTCGCCGTTGACCGAGACGGTGGCGTTGTCCAGTTCGTAGGGCCGAACGTCGAACACCGTGCCACGAACGACGTAGCTGATCGTTCCCTCGTGTCGCGGATCGGGGCGACTCGTGATCGTCACCTGCGGGTCGGTGGCGGCGTCGACCACGTCGAGTGCGGTCTGTGCCTCGCGCCACGCGGTCGCGTACTGCGCGATGGCGGCCGGACTCGACTGCTCGCGCAGTTTGTCACCCTGCTCGAGTCGCCGGTCGGCGCGAGTGAGTGCGGCTTCGACCGCCTCGCGGTCGTACTCGATCCCGCGTTCGTCGGCGAGTCGGGCGGCACGCTCGGCGTCCGCGATTGCCGTCGCCGCCAGCGCCCGGTCCGACACCGCGAGCTGTGCGCCGACCTCGCCCGCCTCGGACGTGCTCCCGGCCGCGACCCGCTTGTCGGCGTCGAACGACGGCTCGCGCGTCCGGTTGTCGTCGAGATAGCCGGCGAACGTCGATTGCAGCGTCGATTCCAGTTCGGCCTTCCGCGTCTCGTTC of the Salinirubrum litoreum genome contains:
- a CDS encoding DUF2237 family protein produces the protein MSRDETNVYGDPLALCGDDPTTGYLRDGHCRHLRRDPGRHEVCAVLTDEFLQYSKAQGNDLVTPRPEFDFPGLESGDRWCLCVPRWVEAHEADSAPPVVLAATSEAVLDDVSLATLEAYAYEE
- a CDS encoding VWA domain-containing protein, giving the protein MPNRGTKLIALALAVLMVSGTVAPVVALGNHDDEAGNAPGVPSVSADVSSTDARLAAARALNETTFPNETRKAELESTLQSTFAGYLDDNRTREPSFDADKRVAAGSTSEAGEVGAQLAVSDRALAATAIADAERAARLADERGIEYDREAVEAALTRADRRLEQGDKLREQSSPAAIAQYATAWREAQTALDVVDAATDPQVTITSRPDPRHEGTISYVVRGTVFDVRPYELDNATVSVNGETRATVPLTGNTTASETTFRTAVNVTADLNRINVTVVDPGTQYSTFVGDDESTESDESGDLSSSAGPGNGNGPPGEGPGNGNGPPGEGPGNGNGPPGEGDDDENDEDDEQDEEDDGEDDEEDDGDEEDDGESVDTGGDPEVGFDLLRLDGDGLPGVYEQSVTETDPLDPDSDSNRTATDEADDGVRDGREDFDNDTLPTYGEYVYGTDSFTADTDGDGLSDAFETAFSAVNATDADTDDDGTLDGAEDPDGDGLSNSREAELGTEPTVPDTDLDMLSDGEEVDEYGTNVTNPDTDGDGLLDGEEVRLGSDPLDPDSDGDGVPDGEETFTSTTANESLGTTVSLDGQGAVAAGVTIERDDRTRFDAGSVQNASVSPLVSLDSSREFESANVTIEYDAGRVDNESNLRMFTYNRSAQTFVPVESTVDPESNTVTGTTPHFSTFVVFDVANWGSLFSADLPSNRGSGNATQQFVDVVFTIDSSGSMGGNDPNGFRKTASKRFVGALIEGDRAGVVDFDSNAFVSQSLTTDFDAVNRSVDRLDASGGTDIGDGIDAANREFDRNSNDSRAKIEVLLTDGRAARAPARRAAERAADRNITIYTIGFGAPDDVLLRDIAQITGGEYNRVDDASDLPQVFSRVANNTTGIQDSDGDGLSDNLERAGIRTGIGETLKTDPYDADTDGDGIPDGQEVGDPLETRYGEYYALNSDPTEVDSDDDGLSDAEELTESSQVTVATSPDAARQALNAESPDEIGDALTEYNVSTDPLSADTDEDGLDDGAERRNATDPTSADTDGDGISDAREIDIGTDPTLHDYQGPDVEVIRANFYKPAFSFDTTYYLLWSVSDASGVASTALVKAGTERFSTTADGADAVSVSWRFSTGAGETILDSFTGTSVTVTAEDVHGNLKETVGLERANFFGNLAGRLGSDTIFTSAIAANLGSLSGFSASLGAVATNVIDLIQQVLDDPLFFVDTIQQLLALVNDLSPQLVERIVNAAIDSFQSKMERNNPYDRGAALYDDFRASWYAGYAMGFVAKALVGASAAKAIKSTRTVQRISDSIRSTRVGSVLTKIDDLGDAAKTRVATTIVRSADDVPGSYLGEASNVGQVYRLWRTTRGADADIGELSDLEQRRLARAVAQGGSDTASAVRRLDQATLDDLTNFDIDVRTRSVLALRYAELDADRRAQLSQVLDGDPDAAVSAARLDDDGLRDALDYSCGLTVTGVGAGAGVTPDRQFSLSTSTIQQCSVQTDLDAPMWRVDSDVRSSLAERLDTDEFGRLVQSNVPETGLKAIDDLDTVSAVRRVDGEVKIDGEKYGIETELGYPDDTERFYLDNSDAVDSVEELRDLSSQQIGSDVVEADIAPKLVERRGWDVLYADEKGGTDPGIDLIARDNDGNIVVTEVKFTRKSDTPGKGLLGSTRELDSGEDARQMTNDWIDDAFNDEIADGEFDGYDEVRTAIQTDSYRKEVIVVQDGRTTKTLTRGLNDYGIDRVSIIRTGEVTK
- a CDS encoding Imm49 family immunity protein — translated: MTFTDETLRDHLERSEAEVRRMGRLWNEDKVPVDGVPGFAYSAAKAYEQLACTAALLGAVSQSRRWFGTAASLHYERVVSGRLRRDSRERMVWEAEPRKLSEALTTALLSRDEKLSTGIARDAVALDEAYLDEFADEYPDSVASYYQTRVKAALVLDDERASEWLSKLVETVETLSDPSRYWQVIPEFYRALDGGDEEAAESAIGELLEFYVERDTDPDEPRKYVLRSLCALVLLARRHDVHVAVDSARVPKYLVQEAVPDDDRRLDVDVSDVTATSRVGFFDLERDEDGIPVIVARMYQSGRGDITADDVPEREAGRILSDDWIEAALDEARWRDHYDDSVVEDAATAYRDGSLLRKLVVVQDRTDGGTFDDTLSALPVDTIQLLKGAGRR